The Vigna angularis cultivar LongXiaoDou No.4 chromosome 9, ASM1680809v1, whole genome shotgun sequence DNA window AAAACAAATGTCTTAATTTTGATCACTAGTAGGTATACCTCACCATAGTCAATTTCCCTTTTTGCACCCTTTTGTCACAAGAACATCTTAGGTTTCAATTTCACCGGATTTACTTTCTTTTTGGATTtacttttgtaatattttattatttttaattgaatttgtaCAGTTTGGCATCACTTTCATAATTAATGCAGATTTTTTAGCAAATACAGCAGTCAGTAAGAAAGAAAATCttgctttttgatttttttttaagctCTGATTCTCCCAAATACTTTCTCCTCATCAGTTTTTgcattcataaataatattgGACAAGGAAATCttataaaacacaaaacaaaaacacaaaacaaaaacaccaaACAAAGGATCACTTTTTATAATACATGGTCCTAGCAATCAAGTTACATACAACTCAAAAACATTCAACCTTATTACATGATCCACGGTTCCTGCAAATGGGAGTTACATAGAACCCCAAAGCATTCAACCTTATCCCACACATCACACATATATTACAACAAACGTAcacaacataatataatatcacACACATAACATTTATTCATAATACTCACTTCTTCAATCAGAAAGAACTTGAACAGTTTCAACCAAAGGTCTTCCTCCTTTTTCCATAGATTTCCTTTTCAGACGCAACTGCCTCTCTGCAAATACTTTCTCAGCCAACCTTGAAAACAAACATCCTCTCAAAATTAGCATTCAATATATAATCaacttattaaatatatatatatatatacatattagtTACTGtgggaaaaaaaaatctacagaAAGTGAGTGTACTCACCTGTCAAGAGCTTGAGCATTTGTGTGGTCTAGTTCAAATGGTTGAAATGTATTCACATTCATCCTCTTGACTTTTTGGGTCAACAGACCCTTTCCCATCTTTTCAAGGTTATCCATGTTCTTTTTGTCAGTATTATCCAATGCTTGCAAGGATGGAGGGAGGTTATACTCCTGTAATTacatatatatcattaataattttaacttgtacatgttaaattcatttattgttttgttttcttctatAATAAGTATATGAAAACATTATGCCGAAAAACCTAACCATGCATATACCTCAATTCGAAGATAGTTTTTGGCAGGTAAGAGGCCAGGGAAGATTGTTGCAAGATAGTAACGAGTCATGTCTGTGCTGAATGCAACTTCACTGATAACATCAATGTGAAAAGGTAGCCATGCAGCTTGGCACCCAATATCAAATATGCCACCTAACTTCTCCTTAGATTTGGGTATTCCAGTTCCTAATGACAGCATCAAAATTTCCTTTTCCCCATTGTTTTGTATCACTTCACTCACAGCAACCAGAGCCTAAAGTATTCAATCAAACATCTTCTCAAACTCTTCAGATATTTCtccatatttattttaaaaagttcacTATAGTCTTAACTAGGTTCAAATCTTACTACTACCATTTGtcaatatatgtaaaaaaaatatatatttatgcataaagaagatattaaattacattttattaatgGTTTTAATAAATAACTCATGTTCAAtcattaaagtaaaaaaagtaaaaacagaTAATAAGTTACTCTTAACAATAACTATGTTTGTGggtgtatattttttttcctccatGTATGTGCATAATCAAACAAATTGTATTTCTTTTGGTACAtacataaaattcaattttatattcaaCCATCTACACactattttaattgtgttttttttatacacatgtaattaattttaatctcttttaattcctacaaattataaaaaatagaagCACTTAATAAGTGAATTTCAAGTTAAATaagaatttacaaaattaattataagttgaaatctgaatcaacttatatatattatgaagtatgaaatagttatatttctagtaaatgtttattctccaaaatagtataaatgtactaaaataaattctttctAAGTAAAAACctaaataaagtttatttaatacaattaacataaaatatagatttacatataaaaatgtgtaaaaatatCAAGTATTCATCCCATGTTATATAATATACcataatatacatacatacatatatatatatatacatacatatatatatatacatatatatatatatatatacatatatatatatatatatatatatatatagttagtGAAGAATATTTACTGGATTGTTAGCGGCCAGACCACcatcaatcaaatcaaattGAACACCATCATTCTGAAATTGGTGAGATGGAAGATAAGTTGGTGCAGCCGAAGTGCCAAGACCTATATCTGACAGTTTCGCATTCAAGTAACTTTCTGTCTTCAGCTGCATCATCCAAGAATCaccaaaaatattcaattttttaacacattttcATGAAAACATGtacacaattttattataaaatgctAACCTTGTAGTTTGAGAATATAACTGGTTGGATTTTCTTCTCGTCAAAGGTTGGTATTACCACGTTCGTCAATGTCTCATTCAGTCGTGTTTCTCTCAATAACTCAACAGTTTTTCGTTTTAAGAACTCTCCATCGTATTTGGGACAAGTTATCAAATGTTGTCTGCATATTGTTGCATCGCAAGAGTCAAAACGtttaacaaaaaagtaaaagagattcatgttttaaatgaatttttctcCTACAATACTTTAATTTGAAGAGTGTATTAACTCTAATTAACACCATATAACATAAGAATCCCATAAGATATCAACGAAAAATATACATTTTGCTTTGACAGATTCCTCATCAAACACATTCCTCAAAACTTAGGGATCAGCGTATGAACATAGTTATACATTATTGTTATACCAAACCCACAAAGTGACATAAGATAATTAATTTGGTCTTAGAAAGTTGTTTCAACTTTGTAAGATAAACATAGTTATATCAGCTAGTGTTCCATTATTGTTTAAGGTTTATACTTATACCTACGAAATATTTCAGGACCATTTTTCTTGTAGAACTGTACGACTTCCGATGGAGTAAAGAGAGGTTGATGGGAGTGAGATGAGTTTGGAGCTGCCAGCATAAGAGTCATGAGTCCACCAGTGCTTGTTCCTGATATTACATCGAAATAATCTGCCAACGATGTTCTTGGATCCTTAACCTGCATCAAAAACAAAATCTCATATGTTGCAATTAACGGTAggtttaaacttaactcaattcTACAAAACCGATACAAAACTGATTTATAAGGTGAAGTTTGTacttcacttatatattataatttgaccttattTCTGATCGacgtgagacttccaacaaatTCTAGAatatattcaacaaaatcaaattgTAGATTCACTAGAAAATAACATCATTCGAATTATACACAAGTTATTAAATTCATACAAGCAGTGGTCTTCTGAGTGATATAATTATCatatctcacttttttttctcccctattttatcttttttattttcttaagcAAACTATATAAAGCATGCATGTTAACACTCCAAAGAGAGCACTAACCATTCCAAAAAGTTATTACAAGAGTTTGCAATGAGACATCTGTTTAaggaaattatatatatatatatatatatatatatatatatatatatatatatatatatatatatatatatatatatataatgtgtgTAAACACTTCCATTTCCTCTTCATATGTTTCTTCTCGGGGAGAGTGAACTAAGTATTAGTTCTATGTAGCTTTTAAGGAAAAGTTTTTCATAGGCAAAAACTATAAGGATTATTAATAACTTTGCCTAAAAAGCTAACATTCTTTCATGAAAGGATATAGTATCAACCAAATCTTTATGGGAAGAATACATACACAAATTTTAAAGCTTAAAAGGTAGGAATCCACACACagtgataatatatataatagaaaaggGACCTTAAGAGCCTTGTCCAAGTAATCAAGAACAGTTGCTGGAATAATTCCTCTTATGCcaccaccatctatgcttagAATGGATACATGATCTCCATAGCTTGGAGGTGGCAATGGTGTATTGAATCCACCATTGAAGTGGCTCAGAAAcaccaaaccaaacaaaagcagTAGAGACATTGTCTAAGTGTTATAAGAGATAGAATGGAAGAAGGGTGTGGAGAATGAAAAACTTGAGAATTCATCTCTAATGTGGAGGCTATTTATAGACTTCTTTTGCCACCatgcaattaaaaaattagaaaaatagtctcaaattttattattataatgctGGTTAAGGCTTGCACAATGTGAAGGTCATGCCTAATTAATTGGGACCACTTaagtataattatattatttaaaagttaatacaAAATTGTGAACTAGTAAGAAATGAAGAGAGTTTTGGACtaatattaacataaatattgTTCATAAAAATCTTCTTAGATACTTAGAGTTTTTTCTTatcaagagaaaaaataattcacATTTGACGAGTTTATTCACATATTGATTAGATGAACataccaaaaaatattatacatgtctaacaatatttattagacaagttttttatatactaattaaatgaatatagcaaaaatattatatgagtaatttcatacattaattaGATGAGTCTAAGAATACACATTAGAAAAGTATGTCCATATATTGATCAAATTTATGATTAGACGAGTCTTTCAATATACATTACTTAAGTTTTTCTATACATTAATTACATGAgtttaacaatatacattaaacCAATGTGTCCATATACTAATTAAATGAGTCTAACAATACATATGAAATGAGTTTGATCATGTATTGATTAACCTAACAATTTACATTATATCAGTCTGTTCAAACactaacttatatttttaagaagtCAGTTCTACATATTTTTGcatattattctttattatacTTTTAGAGTTTACTCTAtttttgcatattttttatcttttatatttattcaaagtcgtatctatatatttatagaCATATTGACTTTCTAAAccgataaattatttttaaggttaattttattcaaaactcaattataaacttaaaaatattaattattatttttttcaaactttaattctcttttaataatatacaacTTGTAAGAATCTagatatatgtattttaaaaaatgagacaaattattttattttaaaataagtcgataatataaatagaatttcatacactcgtctcattacttaaaatatagttcatctctctagaactcaTTCTATAAACtctctctaccttctctctaagttTTCTTACTCCTTGATCATTTTATTTGATGATCCAGAAGTTCCTAGGATCACTATTGAGTTGTCTTCAATATCTACCGATCAATGTCTacaatcactagtaaaaaaaaggttttttaacgcgctatatacgTCTCGGTTTTACTGAAACCAAAGCGTATAAAAGCGTGGTGACATTATCGTAGTTTTAACGAAagtatatgtctcggttgtccgggaaccgatgcctaaaggaGGATACTTCCTCGGTTCTGAAAACAACCGAGTTAGAAAACTCGGATTCCACTTGTAAAAGGGACTTTTCACCTGACAACTTTTCTGATATAGAGGTTCTACCTCGGTTATCtgaccaaccgaggcagtagaggagGTGAGAGAgggtaaatataatattatcttttcACCTCCACATTTTCTCTCGACCCAACCACCTCCCTCCTCTCCGACTCACTCTCATCAACCACTGGCCAACCCCTCGTCCCTCCTCCACTCCTCCTCCATCGGCCCCCTCCTTTTCTTCACCATCGCCTATGTCTCCCTCCTCCATCGCCCCCCTCATTTCTTCACTGCGCCCCTCCTTCTCCCTTCCCAACCCCAACGCCGCCGCCGTCACCACCAACAACAACCCCAACACCACCAGGCGACAACCCCAACACCACCAGGCGACGCCCAATGGTGCTCCCTCTACGGCCTCTTCTACCCCTTCTTCAAAAACGTTGTCGACAAGCTCAAGCCACACATCGCCCTCTCCAATCTCTCCCTACCCTCCGACTGCACCATCGCCATGGTCCTCTCCCGCCTCGTCCACGACCTCTCCGCCAAAACCCTTACTGCCCGCTACTCCCTCGATCTGTACCTCGTCTCCAAAATCACCAACATGGTCACCCGCCTCCTCGCTACTCCCTTAATCCGCTACCTGTTGGTCACTACCGCCTCCTCGAGAGCATCCAAGCCTTCGAAGAACTCACATCCCTCCCCAACATGTGTGGCGCCATCGACACCACCCTCATCCACCTCCAACAACAACCCTAACCTCAACCCCTACCGCTGCCACTACGACTACCCCTCTCTTTTCCTCCAGGTTGTCTCCGATCACAAGATCTTCTAGGACGTCTACGTCAAGGCCCCAGCGACACCAACGATGCCACACACTTCTGTGATAGCCTCCTCTACCGCCCTATGCTGCCCTTTCTCCTTATCCTGATCTCCCCCAGCGGATGGGCACCCCCACGCAGAACCTGTTCGATGGAATGCTCATGAAGGGAAGGAGTGTATGGGGCAGTTTTTGACTTTGCCAATCCACCGAGAGGTTCAATCCTGCTGAGGTTTCAAGTTGGCGTTAATTGGATTACACCAAACATCCCTATTCCTTCTAATTTGAAGCCTTGAGCTACTTATGACACCAAAATAAGAAGGTACTTTGATTCTGTGTTACAAAGTTAGTGTTGTTAAGGCTGGTGTAGTTGTTGTGCTGGTAGAATTGATGGTGTAGTTGTTGTGCTGGTAGAATTGTTGATGTAGTTGTTGTGCTCTCAGCCTCATcattttgtttgatgatttcACACTTGTATATTTTGTGAATGGAATTGGTATACTTCAAAAGTAGCTCATCATCTCTTGTTTACAATTTTTGGTTTCAATGCTTTGGAGCTTTGCCCAAATGATTGTTGATTGAGGAAAAAAAACTCTTATACTACATCGGTTCAActaaaaccgaggcataagaaccctctactacctcggttgtaTTTCAACTGAGGCAAAAGCATACACCTTTTTGACTCGGTTCAGAACCAAGGCAAAAAGGGGTAGACTTTTTACCTTGTcagtatatacctcggttgcgAAACCACTGTCTATGGacaaaaataaccgttgtcgtttcccttgaCTACACTAGTGAATAGAGCAAGTTTCtatcctttttctctttcttttctcggTCTTTGATCATACATGTATGTTTTGCATgtacaaaaaaaatttgttcCTCCTTTGATTCCTTGTAAATTTGAGGTTCTAAGGTTCGTTTCCAATCATCAACTAGTGATTTGTAGGCTTTTCTAAAACTCTTTGTCGTGGAAACTTCGGGCGACTGTATTAGAGATGTCGTAGTTTTCCCTAAGTTAAGGGAAGCTAATTCGttttcatacatatatttattaggaagatttgaaattttttattcagtGTGCATGTAATTAGGTGATAGCTTTTATgtgttaaattaataaaaataacaaattgtgTGTGCTTAATTGGTGTGTTCTTGAGattgattaatatttaattatattagtgtATGTATGCTGAAATGAGAAtgatttaattgtaaaattgtgttgatattatttttggtaaAAATGGGAGGTTGATATCCCACTTGTTGGTTAAATTGAGGATTGGTATACAATTCTTGGGAATATTGAATTTAATGTAGAACATACAATTTGGTAAGTGTTAGGGGGTGGTTTATGATTGGTTGACATCCTAAAATTCTTATATTATGAAGTTAGATTGAGAGAGAGCAACTGAGTTCATTTTCTACTTGTTTTAGAGTGAAATTAGGGGGTTTTGGTAAGTGAGTTTTGAAGAAATGATGGTTGAAGAAAAATAGAAGTATGTGGATTGTTTTGAAGTCATTTAGGACTTGTTGAGACCTTAAACTAGTAAAAATGTGGTGTATTATGGAGTAGAGGAATTATTAGGGTGTATTTACATGGTTTTTGGTCCAAAAAAGGGGTTTTGGGTAGTGAATTTCTAAGTGAGTAGGCCTGGGTTGAATTGGAGAGTTTATGGTCTATTGTTGAGTCCTTTAAGACTTGTTTATGCAgtgaaataaatgttaaaagagGTAGAGATGAAGTGACACATTTGAGTACAGGGCTTAATTTGGTTTGAAGTGACAAATTTAAGTTATAATGGTGTTTCCAGGGGTTTCTTAGTGTTTCTAGGGTACTAGAGAGTATTAGAAGTTAGGGGTGAAGTGTTTAGGGTCAAAGAAATAGAGTTATTGCATCTATCATTGCACTGAGGGCTAGTTTGGGCCCCAACTGTCGGGTAGTAGGGCGTTGAGCGCTAGTCTGGGCGCTGACTCTCAGGTTGCAAAGCGTTGAGTGCCAGTTTGAGGCGTTGAGCACCAACCAACAGGGTTTTTCTCAAGGTTTTTTGGTGTTTTGTAATACTTGTCTCgactattttttattcttttgttgatGTTTCATGGTTGCATATGTTTAGATG harbors:
- the LOC108346796 gene encoding patatin-like protein 3, with amino-acid sequence MSLLLLFGLVFLSHFNGGFNTPLPPPSYGDHVSILSIDGGGIRGIIPATVLDYLDKALKVKDPRTSLADYFDVISGTSTGGLMTLMLAAPNSSHSHQPLFTPSEVVQFYKKNGPEIFRRQHLITCPKYDGEFLKRKTVELLRETRLNETLTNVVIPTFDEKKIQPVIFSNYKLKTESYLNAKLSDIGLGTSAAPTYLPSHQFQNDGVQFDLIDGGLAANNPALVAVSEVIQNNGEKEILMLSLGTGIPKSKEKLGGIFDIGCQAAWLPFHIDVISEVAFSTDMTRYYLATIFPGLLPAKNYLRIEEYNLPPSLQALDNTDKKNMDNLEKMGKGLLTQKVKRMNVNTFQPFELDHTNAQALDRLAEKVFAERQLRLKRKSMEKGGRPLVETVQVLSD